A section of the Primulina eburnea isolate SZY01 chromosome 1, ASM2296580v1, whole genome shotgun sequence genome encodes:
- the LOC140834852 gene encoding uncharacterized protein isoform X2: protein MGTSHRSGVFKKSSGSARLVITTIMGMMFGYFIGVSFPSISLSKINLPSSVRSSIDMAFSDDHQNSASRSLPENLSSGGTTSTPKIFVPTNPRGAESLPPGIVVSESDLYPRRLWGEPSEDLKMKPKYLVIFTVGLDQKNNVDAAVKKFSDDFQIVLFHYDGNTSEWDQFEWSQRAIHVSVRKQTKWWYAKRFLHPDIVAAYDYIFIWDEDLGVEHFNAEKYIQLVKKHGLEISQPGLEPNNGLTWQMTKRRGDREVHKDTEEKPGWCSDPHLPPCAAFVEIMAPVFSREAWRCVWHMIQNDLVHGWGLDFALRRCVDPAHEKIGVVDSQWIVHQVIPSLGSQGESENGKAPWQGVRERCKKEWAMFQDRLVNADKAYFAQTGNN, encoded by the exons ATGGGAACCTCACATCGCAG TGGggtttttaaaaagtcaagtggtaGTGCACGACTTGTGATAACGACCATTATGGGAATGATGTTTGGATATTTCATAGGTGTTTCATTTCCATCAATTTCTTTATCAAAG ATTAATCTCCCATCAAGTGTCAGATCATCTATTGATATGGCCTTTAGTGACGATCACCAGAATTCTGCTAGCCGTAGTTTGCCAGAAAATCTAAGTTCAGGTGGTACCACTTCAACACCTAAG ATTTTTGTCCCTACAAATCCTCGCGGTGCAGAATCTTTACCCCCAGGAATTGTTGTTTCAGAATCAGATTTGTATCCAAGAAGGTTGTGGGGTGAACCCAGCGAG GATCTAAAAATGAAGCCAAAATATCTAGTGATATTTACAGTTGGTTTGGATCAAAAGAACAATGTTGATGCAGCCGTGAAGAAG TTTTCTGATGATTTTCAGATTGTGCTTTTTCACTATGATGGCAATACAAGTGAATGGGATCAATTTGAGTGGTCACAACGTGCCATACATGTCAGTGttagaaaacaaacaaaatg GTGGTATGCAAAAAGATTTCTACATCCGGATATTGTAGCTGCTTATGATTACATTTTCATTTGGGATGAAGATCTTGGAGTTGAACACTTCAATGCTGAGAA GTATATTCAATTGGTTAAAAAACATGGTTTAGAGATTTCTCAACCTGGTCTTGAACCCAACAATGGACTGACATGGCAAATGACCAAGAGAAGAGGTGACAGAGAAGTTCACAA AGATACGGAGGAGAAACCAGGATGGTGTAGTGATCCACATTTACCTCCATGTGCAGC TTTTGTGGAAATCATGGCTCCAGTTTTTTCTCGCGAAGCTTGGAGATGTGTTTGGCATATGATTCAG AATGACTTGGTGCATGGTTGGGGATTGGATTTTGCTCTAAGGAGATGTGTTGAT CCCGCACATGAAAAAATTGGTGTTGTTGATTCACAGTGGATTGTGCATCAAGTTATTCCATCACTTGGAAGTCAG GGAGAATCTGAGAACGGTAAAGCACCGTGGCAAGGG GTACGAGAGAGATGCAAAAAGGAATGGGCTATGTTCCAAGACCGACTTGTGAATGCCGACAAGGCATATTTTGCTCAGACTGGAAACAACTGA
- the LOC140834828 gene encoding receptor-like serine/threonine-protein kinase NCRK isoform X2: protein MRLQARIALLFIIIWIPHIICDGESTKSETNNWTCTCSLARQGNLDLIPANCSSFCDCSPGGSSENRWTCLCASYGLPKLAAVENNDSCFTSCNCNSGTLAELQQLKKQKQISRRIVAIILLLCVIITALALVGSVLWYYYMKDKSTVQWPLSSLDRPKSFSSVSNLISQDSSSVSVPKGCIPKTSILFRSKIGVLRGSIVQFSYSELESATNRFSDANLIGLGGSSHVYCGNLRDGRTVAVKRMKIQGGPDAEHIFLTEIELISRLHHCHVVPLLGYCSEHQGKRAERLLVFEYIPNGNLRECLDGNSGQFLDWNTRIAIALGAARGLEYLHEAAAPRILHRDVKSTNILLDENWRAMITDLGMAKHLQKDGIISCSSSPARMQGTFGYFAPEYAIVGRASLKSDVFSFGVVLLELITGQKPIHESSNKGEESLVIWATPHLHDHKRVISKLSDPRLKGTFQEEEMQVMAYLAKECLLLDPESRPSMSEVVQILSTIAQEKSKRKKIPIHVFQAMSCSGNPEIDGDELSDTLEAEEIKQITSEKPARISMSSNPGIDFCCLKNENETEHLSNDIEKLILLTSKSRSWRLLDDEVVDLTEPRLESFCLPTADSHIINV from the exons ATGAGACTTCAAGCACGAATTGCGCTTCTTTTCATCATCATCTGGATTCCACATATTATTTGTG ATGGAGAATCAACAAAGTCTGAAACTAACAATTGGACGTGCACATGTTCTCTTGCACGTCAAGGAAACTTGGACTTAATCCCAGCAAACTGCTCCTCATTCTGTGATTGTAGTCCAG GAGGGTCGAGCGAGAACAGGTGGACATGCCTTTGTGCTTCTTATGGATTGCCTAAACTGGCTGCTGTAGAAAACAATGACAGCTGTTTTACATCGTGCAACTGCAACTCTG GGACTTTAGCCGAGTTACAGCAGTTGAAGAAGCAGAAGCAAATTTCCAGAAGAATTGTGGCAATAATCCTCTTGCTATGTGTAATCATCACAGCACTCGCATTAGTTGGTTCGGTGCTATGGTATTATTATATGAAGGATAAAAGTACTGTTCAGTGGCCTTTATCCTCATTAGATAGACCAAAAAGCTTCAGCAGTGTGTCCAACTTGATAAGCCAAGATTCTTCTTCAGTGTCGGTACCCAAAG GATGCATTCCGAAGACATCTATACTGTTTAGAAGCAAAATTGGAGTACTACGTGGATCAATAGTACAATTTTCTTATTCGGAACTTGAAAGTGCAACTAACCGGTTCTCTGATGCTAATTTGATTGGACTTGGAGGAAGCAGTCATGTCTACTGTGGTAATCTAAGAGATGGTAGAACTGTTGCAGTTAAAAGAATGAAAATTCAAGGTGGCCCGGACGCAGAACATATTTTCTTGACTGAG ATTGAACTGATATCAAGACTTCATCACTGTCATGTGGTTCCTTTACTCGGTTATTGCTCAGAGCACCAAGGAAAACGGGCTGAGAGGCTTCTGGTATTTGAATATATTCCTAATGGTAATCTGAGGGAGTGTTTGGATGGCAATTCGGGGCAGTTTCTTGATTGGAATACTCGAATTGCAATAGCTCTTGGAGCTGCACGTGGCCTGGAATATCTCCATGAAGCAGCCGCACCTAGAATTTTGCACAGAGATGTTAAATCCACAAACATACTCTTGGACGAGAATTGGAGAGCCATG ATTACTGATCTTGGCATGGCGAAACACCTACAAAAAGATGGCATCATCAGCTGCTCCAGTTCTCCAGCTAGAATGCAAGGCACCTTTGGTTACTTTGCACCCGAATATGCTATTGTCGGAAGGGCCTCATTAAAATCTGACGTTTTTAGTTTTGGAGTAGTTCTTCTTGAACTAATTACGGGTCAGAAGCCTATTCATGAGTCGTCCAACAAAGGAGAAGAAAGTTTAGTAATATGG GCGACACCACATTTGCATGATCATAAGCGAGTGATTTCTAAGTTGTCTGATCCCCGTCTGAAAGGAACTTTTCAAGAAGAAGAGATGCAGGTAATGGCCTACTTAGCAAAAGAGTGTCTATTACTGGATCCAGAGTCTCGTCCCAGCATGAGTGAGGTTGTCCAAATTCTATCAACTATTGCACAAGAGAAATCTAAACGAAAAAAAATTCCGATTCACGTCTTCCAG GCAATGTCGTGTTCTGGAAATCCAGAGATAGATGGAGATGAGCTTTCCGACACCTTGGAAGCTGAGGAAATAAAGCAAATTACATCTGAAAAGCCAGCTCGAATCTCAATGTCCTCAAATCCTGGCATTGATTTTTGCTGTCTAAAGAACGAGAATGAAACAGAGCATTTATCCAATGATATTGAAAAACTGATACTTTTGACTTCAAAATCAAGAAGTTGGCGGTTATTAGACGACGAAGTGGTGGATTTAACCGAACCCCGGTTGGAATCCTTCTGTTTACCAACTGCCGATTCTCATATAATAAATGTTTAA
- the LOC140834805 gene encoding aspartic proteinase oryzasin-1-like has product MLNLPNFSFIFVLMVKRPLDLPKIIAAKRARSEGENRSGTGLEGRQQNLGDSEGDIVSLKNYLDAQYYGEIHIGSPPQKFTVIFDTGSSNLWVPSAKCYFSIACYLHPRYKSGLSKTYKKNGKSCSISYGSGSVSGFLSQDNVEVGDVVVKDQVFIETTREAGLTFLVGKFDGILGLGFQEISVGNIVPVWYNMVDQDLVDEKVFFFCLNRDTDADSGGEIVFGGVDPEHYKGNHTYVPVTEKGYWQFDSGDVLVGNLSTAFCEGGCAAIVDSGTSLLTGPTTVITQINHAIGAEGIVSTECKQLVSEYGEMIWNLLVDGMTC; this is encoded by the exons atgttaaatttaccTAATTTTTCGTTTATATTTGTTTTAATGGTCAAGAGGCCTTTGGACCTTCCGAAAATCATCGCTGCGAAGCGAGCTAGATCCGAGGGGGAAAATAGATCGGGGACAGGCTTAGAGGGTAGGCAGCAAAATCTTGGTGATTCAGAAGGAGATATAGTGTCTTTAAAGAATTACTTGGATGCTCAATACTATGGGGAGATTCATATTGGGTCACCACCTCAGAAATTTACTGTTATTTTTGATACTGGGAGTTCCAATCTTTGGGTTCCTTCGGCAAAATGCTACTTCTCT attgCCTGCTATTTGCATCCAAGATACAAGTCTGGCTTGTCCAAGACATATAAAAAGAATG GAAAGTCTTGTTCGATTAGCTACGGTTCTGGGTCAGTTTCTGGATTTTTAAGCCAAGATAATGTTGAAGTTGGTGATGTGGTGGTGAAAGATCAA GTTTTTATCGAGACCACGCGAGAAGCAGGCCTTACCTTTTTGGTGGGTAAATTTGATGGGATACTTGGGCTTGgtttccaagaaatttcggttGGCAATATCGTACCAGTCTG GTATAATATGGTGGATCAAGATCTTGTGGATGAGAAggtattttttttttgccttAATCGTGACACAGATGCAGACTCTGGAGGTGAGATAGTCTTTGGAGGAGTCGACCCTGAACACTACAAGGGTAACCACACTTATGTACCGGTGACAGAGAAAGGCTACTGGCAG TTTGACTCGGGAGATGTTCTCGTTGGAAACTTGTCGACTG CTTTCTGTGAGGGCGGTTGTGCTGCTATTGTGGATTCTGGGACATCTCTTCTTACCGGTCCAACT ACGGTTATAACGCAAATCAACCACGCCATTGGGGCTGAAGGGATTGTGAGCACGGAATGTAAGCAGCTTGTTTCTGAGTACGGGGAAATGATATGGAATCTTCTTGTAGATGGG atGACATGCTGA
- the LOC140834852 gene encoding uncharacterized protein isoform X1, whose product MGTSHRSGVFKKSSGSARLVITTIMGMMFGYFIGVSFPSISLSKINLPSSVRSSIDMAFSDDHQNSASRSLPENLSSGGTTSTPKIFQIFVPTNPRGAESLPPGIVVSESDLYPRRLWGEPSEDLKMKPKYLVIFTVGLDQKNNVDAAVKKFSDDFQIVLFHYDGNTSEWDQFEWSQRAIHVSVRKQTKWWYAKRFLHPDIVAAYDYIFIWDEDLGVEHFNAEKYIQLVKKHGLEISQPGLEPNNGLTWQMTKRRGDREVHKDTEEKPGWCSDPHLPPCAAFVEIMAPVFSREAWRCVWHMIQNDLVHGWGLDFALRRCVDPAHEKIGVVDSQWIVHQVIPSLGSQGESENGKAPWQGVRERCKKEWAMFQDRLVNADKAYFAQTGNN is encoded by the exons ATGGGAACCTCACATCGCAG TGGggtttttaaaaagtcaagtggtaGTGCACGACTTGTGATAACGACCATTATGGGAATGATGTTTGGATATTTCATAGGTGTTTCATTTCCATCAATTTCTTTATCAAAG ATTAATCTCCCATCAAGTGTCAGATCATCTATTGATATGGCCTTTAGTGACGATCACCAGAATTCTGCTAGCCGTAGTTTGCCAGAAAATCTAAGTTCAGGTGGTACCACTTCAACACCTAAG ATCTTTCAGATTTTTGTCCCTACAAATCCTCGCGGTGCAGAATCTTTACCCCCAGGAATTGTTGTTTCAGAATCAGATTTGTATCCAAGAAGGTTGTGGGGTGAACCCAGCGAG GATCTAAAAATGAAGCCAAAATATCTAGTGATATTTACAGTTGGTTTGGATCAAAAGAACAATGTTGATGCAGCCGTGAAGAAG TTTTCTGATGATTTTCAGATTGTGCTTTTTCACTATGATGGCAATACAAGTGAATGGGATCAATTTGAGTGGTCACAACGTGCCATACATGTCAGTGttagaaaacaaacaaaatg GTGGTATGCAAAAAGATTTCTACATCCGGATATTGTAGCTGCTTATGATTACATTTTCATTTGGGATGAAGATCTTGGAGTTGAACACTTCAATGCTGAGAA GTATATTCAATTGGTTAAAAAACATGGTTTAGAGATTTCTCAACCTGGTCTTGAACCCAACAATGGACTGACATGGCAAATGACCAAGAGAAGAGGTGACAGAGAAGTTCACAA AGATACGGAGGAGAAACCAGGATGGTGTAGTGATCCACATTTACCTCCATGTGCAGC TTTTGTGGAAATCATGGCTCCAGTTTTTTCTCGCGAAGCTTGGAGATGTGTTTGGCATATGATTCAG AATGACTTGGTGCATGGTTGGGGATTGGATTTTGCTCTAAGGAGATGTGTTGAT CCCGCACATGAAAAAATTGGTGTTGTTGATTCACAGTGGATTGTGCATCAAGTTATTCCATCACTTGGAAGTCAG GGAGAATCTGAGAACGGTAAAGCACCGTGGCAAGGG GTACGAGAGAGATGCAAAAAGGAATGGGCTATGTTCCAAGACCGACTTGTGAATGCCGACAAGGCATATTTTGCTCAGACTGGAAACAACTGA
- the LOC140813213 gene encoding alpha carbonic anhydrase 7: MKSRRIQQTTLFQSVFAVLVLVSSARLTRAQEVDDEREFSYDEKSETGPPHWGRLRPGWEVCNSGKMQSPIDLLNERVEIVPDLGRLRRYYKPSNATIVNRGHDVMIRWNGAGYIQINGTIFELKQTHWHSPSEHTLDGRRFTMEVHLVHESEDNRTAVIGVMYKIGRPDSFLSLIERSLRAVTNSGNVERSIGVFDPKLIKFGSRKYYRYMGSLTTPPCTENVIWTIIRKVRTVTREQIKLVRKAVHDDSEANARPIQQLNERALLLYRPRDLEMK; encoded by the exons atgaagTCGAGGAGGATTCAACAAACCACTCTTTTTCAGTCTGTTTTCGCTGTTCTTGTTCTTGTTTCATCCGCACGTTTGACAAGAGCTCAAGAAGTCG ATGATGAAAGAGAGTTCAGTTACGACGAAAAGAGTGAAACCGGGCCACCGCATTGGGGGCGCCTTCGTCCGGGATGGGAAGTATGCAATTCAGGGAAGATGCAATCTCCGATTGATCTACTGAATGAAAGAGTTGAAATAGTGCCGGATTTGGGGAGACTACGCAGATATTACAAACCCTCAAATGCCACCATTGTCAATAGAGGGCATGATGTGATG ATAAGATGGAATGGAGCGGGGTATATCCAAATAAATGGAACCATATTTGAGCTGAAGCAGACTCATTGGCACTCCCCTTCTGAACACACTCTCGATGGCAGGAG GTTTACTATGGAAGTTCATTTGGTGCATGAAAGCGAGGATAATCGCACGGCTGTCATTGGAGTCATGTACAAGATCGGACGGCCTGACTCGTTTTTGTCGCTG ATCGAACGTAGTCTACGCGCAGTCACCAATTCTGGAAACGTCGAAAGAAGCATCGGCGTTTTCGATCCGAAACTCATAAAATTCGGCAGCAGAAAATATTATAGATACATGGGTTCATTGACGACCCCTCCTTGCACAGAGAATGTTATATGGACAATAATTCgaaag GTGAGGACGGTAACAAGAGAGCAGATAAAATTGGTTCGCAAGGCAGTTCATGAT GATTCGGAAGCTAATGCTAGGCCAATACAGCAGCTAAACGAGCGTGCGCTGTTACTCTACAGACCGAGAGATCTTGAGATGAAATGA
- the LOC140834828 gene encoding receptor-like serine/threonine-protein kinase NCRK isoform X1, translating to MRLQARIALLFIIIWIPHIICDGESTKSETNNWTCTCSLARQGNLDLIPANCSSFCDCSPDAGGSSENRWTCLCASYGLPKLAAVENNDSCFTSCNCNSGTLAELQQLKKQKQISRRIVAIILLLCVIITALALVGSVLWYYYMKDKSTVQWPLSSLDRPKSFSSVSNLISQDSSSVSVPKGCIPKTSILFRSKIGVLRGSIVQFSYSELESATNRFSDANLIGLGGSSHVYCGNLRDGRTVAVKRMKIQGGPDAEHIFLTEIELISRLHHCHVVPLLGYCSEHQGKRAERLLVFEYIPNGNLRECLDGNSGQFLDWNTRIAIALGAARGLEYLHEAAAPRILHRDVKSTNILLDENWRAMITDLGMAKHLQKDGIISCSSSPARMQGTFGYFAPEYAIVGRASLKSDVFSFGVVLLELITGQKPIHESSNKGEESLVIWATPHLHDHKRVISKLSDPRLKGTFQEEEMQVMAYLAKECLLLDPESRPSMSEVVQILSTIAQEKSKRKKIPIHVFQAMSCSGNPEIDGDELSDTLEAEEIKQITSEKPARISMSSNPGIDFCCLKNENETEHLSNDIEKLILLTSKSRSWRLLDDEVVDLTEPRLESFCLPTADSHIINV from the exons ATGAGACTTCAAGCACGAATTGCGCTTCTTTTCATCATCATCTGGATTCCACATATTATTTGTG ATGGAGAATCAACAAAGTCTGAAACTAACAATTGGACGTGCACATGTTCTCTTGCACGTCAAGGAAACTTGGACTTAATCCCAGCAAACTGCTCCTCATTCTGTGATTGTAGTCCAG ATGCAGGAGGGTCGAGCGAGAACAGGTGGACATGCCTTTGTGCTTCTTATGGATTGCCTAAACTGGCTGCTGTAGAAAACAATGACAGCTGTTTTACATCGTGCAACTGCAACTCTG GGACTTTAGCCGAGTTACAGCAGTTGAAGAAGCAGAAGCAAATTTCCAGAAGAATTGTGGCAATAATCCTCTTGCTATGTGTAATCATCACAGCACTCGCATTAGTTGGTTCGGTGCTATGGTATTATTATATGAAGGATAAAAGTACTGTTCAGTGGCCTTTATCCTCATTAGATAGACCAAAAAGCTTCAGCAGTGTGTCCAACTTGATAAGCCAAGATTCTTCTTCAGTGTCGGTACCCAAAG GATGCATTCCGAAGACATCTATACTGTTTAGAAGCAAAATTGGAGTACTACGTGGATCAATAGTACAATTTTCTTATTCGGAACTTGAAAGTGCAACTAACCGGTTCTCTGATGCTAATTTGATTGGACTTGGAGGAAGCAGTCATGTCTACTGTGGTAATCTAAGAGATGGTAGAACTGTTGCAGTTAAAAGAATGAAAATTCAAGGTGGCCCGGACGCAGAACATATTTTCTTGACTGAG ATTGAACTGATATCAAGACTTCATCACTGTCATGTGGTTCCTTTACTCGGTTATTGCTCAGAGCACCAAGGAAAACGGGCTGAGAGGCTTCTGGTATTTGAATATATTCCTAATGGTAATCTGAGGGAGTGTTTGGATGGCAATTCGGGGCAGTTTCTTGATTGGAATACTCGAATTGCAATAGCTCTTGGAGCTGCACGTGGCCTGGAATATCTCCATGAAGCAGCCGCACCTAGAATTTTGCACAGAGATGTTAAATCCACAAACATACTCTTGGACGAGAATTGGAGAGCCATG ATTACTGATCTTGGCATGGCGAAACACCTACAAAAAGATGGCATCATCAGCTGCTCCAGTTCTCCAGCTAGAATGCAAGGCACCTTTGGTTACTTTGCACCCGAATATGCTATTGTCGGAAGGGCCTCATTAAAATCTGACGTTTTTAGTTTTGGAGTAGTTCTTCTTGAACTAATTACGGGTCAGAAGCCTATTCATGAGTCGTCCAACAAAGGAGAAGAAAGTTTAGTAATATGG GCGACACCACATTTGCATGATCATAAGCGAGTGATTTCTAAGTTGTCTGATCCCCGTCTGAAAGGAACTTTTCAAGAAGAAGAGATGCAGGTAATGGCCTACTTAGCAAAAGAGTGTCTATTACTGGATCCAGAGTCTCGTCCCAGCATGAGTGAGGTTGTCCAAATTCTATCAACTATTGCACAAGAGAAATCTAAACGAAAAAAAATTCCGATTCACGTCTTCCAG GCAATGTCGTGTTCTGGAAATCCAGAGATAGATGGAGATGAGCTTTCCGACACCTTGGAAGCTGAGGAAATAAAGCAAATTACATCTGAAAAGCCAGCTCGAATCTCAATGTCCTCAAATCCTGGCATTGATTTTTGCTGTCTAAAGAACGAGAATGAAACAGAGCATTTATCCAATGATATTGAAAAACTGATACTTTTGACTTCAAAATCAAGAAGTTGGCGGTTATTAGACGACGAAGTGGTGGATTTAACCGAACCCCGGTTGGAATCCTTCTGTTTACCAACTGCCGATTCTCATATAATAAATGTTTAA